Within Crassostrea angulata isolate pt1a10 chromosome 2, ASM2561291v2, whole genome shotgun sequence, the genomic segment agatttaattttctttctcGGGGGATCGGTCTCGCACGCTTGTTCGTTCATAGGGGGATCATGGATCTTTGACACATCTATTTCGATTTGTTCACTGCTTCTCTTGTACTTTCTTACACTTTTCTCGCACTTATGACCAGTGCGTCGCATGATTTCCTGCTCAGATACTCCATTCATGTACAACTGAGTAGCAAATGTAGGTTTTCCACTATGATTAGTGAAGTTTCCTTTTAATCCACCCTTTTGAGTTATGGTTTTCATGAACGACTTCAGTTTATTTACTCCAACCACGGGCTGTCCAAAGCGAAGCTGCTCTTCATCTGTAGGAGGCAATGGTCGTATATAAAACGCACATGTATTTCCTAATGATCCCAGATACAGCTCGAAGTAATCAACCAAGCACCGGTCCccttcaattaaaaaataaacatgatttGATCAACTGTAAActctaaaaatgttattttcggTTAACTATAAAGCTTTATATGCGCGGATTAAAAACAATTCCAAGAAGGTCCAACGGTTATTCAAGTTTGCCGGGGGTGGGAGGATTGGTGAGCGATGCATATTAATGGtagttttataataaaaatttataaaattataatattataaaaaaatagatTCGCGCATGCTctaaatatgttattttatcaCCATTCAAAAGTGCATTTATTGGCTTACCTGGCGATGAATGATGTCTCAGGTTCTTTGATTGCACATTCAGATGCCCTAGGCTACCTTTGTAGGTCTTTGTGGCCCTTCCCGTGAACTGAATAAATCGCCCAGCGCTGTCCTCCCCGATCCTGAACTGCTCACACTGCAAGTCGTGGTGTTCGTCGTATCCTCTTAGTCCAAAGACGTTGCATGCATAAAAAAACGGTGTGTCGCAACTGTTCAGCACTTTCCTTTCCAAACACGTGCTTTTACCACAAAGTCTCTTCGTCTTTAGGCAGAATAGGGTCCGCTTGTTTTAAACTACACCCGAATCCTTTGTCAATTAACGATTTCATTCTTGCATCAACCGATTTCCGGAAATCAGTAAATTCTCCGTTATTTTCGTCATGGAAATTCTTATCATAGACACCATTGTCTTACAAAGATCGCAAAAGTCCGCACAGTATGAGGTAGATAGATATTGGCGGATATTCTGTTCCATCGCGCTTCCGCACCTCCATTACGAACCTTCCAAGCCAAAAACTCATCTGCTCAGTGGTCATCAGCTTAAAATCGGGAATATTTTCCCGCCGGTTGGCCCGCCATTTTTCAAAGAGATTCATGGCCTACTTCGGGTTGTTTTTCGTATTCATGTTTTCTTGATCTTTaataagtttaaagatttcatcATCACTCACAGGTTGACCAAAACGACTGTCGCTTGGTGTAAATGCGCTGTCCTTACAATCTACGTCCATTGCTCCTCAGCCTGCCGAGTCAGGAGTTAAGGATAGGCCCAACAGTCCCTCAAATGCGGCGTTTTCACATTCTAACGTCTTGCATACTTGCAATAGGGTAATGTCATATATTTCGTTGACCAGAAATTCGTAAATCGGCGCCAGTTCGGCGAGCAAATCAAAAACTTTAGATCAAATTCTCCGTCCATCCTCTTCAAAGTTTCGGCGCATTATGTCAAAATTAAAGTCTGATAGCATGATCAGCTAAAAAAAACATATCTGATTGGTCATTTGGTTGCGTGATCTGTGGAATGATAATTTATGATTGGCCATTTTATTAGGGAGAGTGTTATAACCGTTTTACTTATATTTGGGATCGAGTTACAAGTCATTTAGAATACTCGTTTCCTATTTTATCAGAGATACAGGGCGGGCCCGGCCCGAGCTGTCGCTCTCGCCTTAAGCCACGCCCTGTATCTCTGATAAAATAGGAAACTCGTACTCTAAATATAACTAattgatattataatattttttaattaaacaaaacatgaaCAAAACAACTCAATACATCTCTCTTTTTAATACATAAGTTTTGAAGTAGAAGATAcagtttgaaaacaaaatatacctaaCATTCTCTTTTATTATTCTAATTCAAGGTTTCCCCCGAAAAAAACAATGAATCCtctaaacagtttaacaaattCATGAAAGCTCTGGAATCAACTGCAAAAAAAGCAGAACACATCAGAATACTTCAACATTTAAGGTATGTCCTGAATAGTTGTAACGTTATATTTTCGTAATAAGTAAATAAGTGATTGTGCATCTGTTGATAAGACATAACcattaaacaattataaatcCAGGTTTTTAAAAGACTTTCTGACCAATATATCCAAGAGTTTGGATGCAAGGCTTGAATTCGGACAGATAAGCGAAAAAGACCAACAAGAATGGGTTGAAGCTCAcgaacaaaagataaaaaagctGACTGATGAATGTGCAGGGGTATGTACGGTCGATAAtctcaaatttttgttttaactgtccacaatttgaaaaaaaaaataaacctgaAAATGTTACGTATGTGTCTGACGGTCAAGCCAATAGTTTACTCGTGCGCAAAGATTACTTGTACCTTATAAGTAACGTTTTACCAGAATATTGAAATTATACAAGGTTTGAAGGAAGTGAAAACACAtctgtagttttttttaaaaatacaatggttctaatgaatttttttttcatcttgattttttattttatcttgcTACAGTCTTATATCAACAtaacaaatcataattttaataaCATTGAATTTAAGTTTTTACCAGAATCATTGTTAGGGAATAATTTCAAACATCTAATTCAAATTGCGacatataaatatatcacaAATTTAAGTAATCTAGTTCATTTAAAACCCTTTAACATAATATATATTGAAGTAATGAatctgatatttatttttagtttaaccAAATCTTTTGTGGAAAAACCAAAACGACTATAGCAGATACAGCATTGGCATGTTATGAATACATGGTAACAGAAGTGGGTAAACAAAGAGTTCTCAATCCACCAGGTCACAAACCTATATCGAATGTTGATTGGAAACCACTTATCTTTACAGAAAAAGTCCAAGAAAGAGTCTCGATGTACCTTTCAGAATACTTGCAATCTAAAGGTGTattgcaaaaatttagaaaaataaaagatgaaataGCCTCATTTTACCAAAAGGTATCATCCGACCTCTCTGGTATGGAAATTGTATGGACTGAACATACTTGTAAGACCAGGCTTTCACTTTATAATGATGATCCAGAAATATCAAAAGCATCTGTTGTTGGGATTGTTCTTGCAACATCACCCCTGTGGTTACCCTTACTTGCTACTGGTGTTGGTTTAACTATTGCTGCAAGCCCAATTATTTTCCCAGTTGTTAAACGTCTTGGTCGAGATAAACGAAAAGAAAAGCTCATAAATGAAGAATATGACAGATGTCTTAGGACCGTCAAAGATTTTATCCGTAAAGAACTTGAATCAAACCAAGGTAGAGTCATTTATAAGTTGCTGGATAAAGTAACGGAAGACTTGGTAAATAGAAGAATGCAATCCCTAAAAGTGATGATCAATCAGCTAAACAAGTCATGTAAACAGATTTTATCAAACATGAAAGGCCTTGATGTTTTGGCAGAGAGGATAAAAATCATCGAGGGATCTGCAACAGAATTGTTAGATTCTTTTAACCAAGAGGTGAAAGCGGTTGAAACCGGAATGTTTTAGATTAAAATTGaccaaattaatgttaaaattgaCTTTTGTGCATCGCAGCAGAACACTTTTATTTGACACTATTTAATAGGAATTCATTGAGAGTATTGCATTTTGTGACGCTAAACTAAGATTACATGCGAATAATACtcgtttaaaaaacaaaattaatgcagCAATGTAAAGATTccgtattttcaaaaaataaattcatgttaTATGATAATTTCCTATCTTATATAAATTGTTTagattaataaaatacaaacataaattgcattttgcataaaaattctaaatattctaaatttatttaaaatatatattttcatttcttttaaaatcctAAATATTATTACCGGTAAGAATAAATGTAGTAATtttcttaaagcaatatgagctgtatttttcagaattttattttgctgcaaaaacctgctagtatgataagtctgtatataacttaaacttttatgataaggtttgaaaaaatgattaatttttgtcaaaggaaatatttctcttctaaggaatatatagcaaatcaatttttgtacaggacgacaataattcacttTTGCTCCAAaaaaggcttcttaacggcctttcccacaaaaatatggctaacagaaatttaaaaaccatgatatttttgtcatttgagtagaaaaaaacattttagtaaaaaaaaaatcaacatgaaaaatgcagctcatattccTTTAAACAACGATAACAATACAAGcatatattcattatttaatataattagatTGATAACCTCATAAAAATGCTGCAAGCATGTGCTTTACAAAAAAGTTGAGAAATATATCAGAATAATCTGATAAATATTAGGAAATTATTGTATCTAAGGAAATATCGACCTTATGATATGCAATATATCCGCGCGGACTCTTAAGATATCTTATATCATTTAGCTACAATACTTAGGCTATATTTAAAGCATGCAAACAATATTTCATCAAAACTATTGTTTTATTCTTGCTATTTTAAAGGACCGATTATGAGCTTCGGGTGCCTAGCTCTTTAGCATacccccaccctacccccggggaaaAATACATCATTGCATGGAATGGGTGGTATGGGTATACCCCTTTAGGAAAGTAATGGATTCTAACCTACAATTGTCTTTCTtttaaaggagcatggtcaagattttggacaaattttatttttctatttttattaattgcaaTGCTTTaagaatgtatttctaatgatcaaatgaaatttgggggccagtcgttgagttttaagcaagatacagggcttacaattcttagtcatgtaaacaaggctcgtgccctgtttttgttcacataggttcaatatatcattaaaaatcttttaaagctggtttgtatatattattattcattttaagcataagttaacagttcctaacgattaacacattcattttaggcaTGAAACTGAAATGTTcacttcaaaattcaaaatgtaaacaaacgctttgtttacatagcgaagaattgtaagctctgtaactcgcttataactcgtcaaatgacactcaaattttggctgcctattaaaaattaatattcgaGATGTTAATAAATTGTAACGTGTATTTGAATCAAATGAGTGATAGGTGTCTTGAGTGAGAAAACTTTAAACAATTATTAGTCCCATTTCAATAACGGGGGtaaacactatttttttttattttttgtagacTTGATATTAAACGTGTGTAGATTCATAATGTAAAACTATGTGAATTATGTTAACGTTATGATCTAAATTCAAGGACTCAATATTAAGTCACTCAATGCAAAATGGCTAGTGAAAATCGAAAGAAAGAACATAATTAAATAGATGCTTGAAACCAAATggtatttaattatgtgttacGCAAATTGAGATGGAGCAGCGTTTAAAcaaaagaattaaaagaaatgtttgtgTAACGTTAGAGCTACCAAAGCAAGAAGAAGTTTTAGAGGAGCGCATGGCATAGTAAACATAATCGTTAGGCTAGTTTCCAAAGGTAGCTTGTTCAGGCCCTGCTGTGGCTGTTGCTTTTGTCGGTGTGTCACAAGACACTTGATCTACTTCTTCCCAGTCTAACCAGCTAAAGTCCGGTACCGGTATATGCAAGGAGTTTGGCTGGTTTTCAtcaatggggagggggggggggtgtcaatttATTTAGCACCACAAATATGAGGGCCGCTTAATGCACTTTGTTGGTCCGGAGAAGGCCTTTTTTAATAGGAAGAATAGTATGGCATAATTTCATGTGAACATTAATTATGAACATATACCAAGTAGTCATTTTAAATCATTCTAACAATGTTAAGTTCACAATCACTACTTACTTTAGTCTGtagctttttagctcacctgagcttttctgatcacaatttgtccgttgtctgtcgttgtcgtcgtcgttgttgtcgtcgttgttgtaaacttttcacattttcatcttcttctcaagaaccactgggcagatttcaactaaatttagcacaaagcaccactaggtgaaggggattcaagtttgttcaaatgaagtgccacgccctctttaaaggggagataattgagaatttttgtaaagaactatatatgatattagtcaaatttggcccccaaaactcgctatttttaaaatgattcaggtacattaatttgttgtgttattttataaaagagttgacatgaaatatgtttttcacctatttatttgatttaaatgcactcactggcagtatatgacgtcagaagtgacgcttttttcttaatttaatcaaaatcaaccagaaattgacatttttcttatctttttttctaatgggaaatatagagcgactctttgaacaagaacgaactttttgtcacttataagtattggaaagatacatctttggtgaaaatattttgtttgttcaagtagtcgctcaatgtttcctttaagaaaaactgcctcaaaacaagccgttttatgccaaaaaatgcgaaaatggcgggaaaaggtaaactttatgatgtcatatttttaaattgtggacactaaaatcaaaatgaaaattatgaaaaaacttctaaagtatatttgtacaaataaaacaaagattacagtaaaatgacaatgttcattttagggggccattttaggctcaaaccatatatagtcctttgttggtatttttcaaaaatcttctactcaaaaacaattcggcctgaaaagcttaaacttgtgtggaggcatcatcaggcagtgtagattcaaggttgttcaaatcatggtccccgggggaagggaggggccacaagatgagatcaagttttacataggaatatatagagaaaatctttaaaaatcttcttctcaaaaaccattaagccaggaaagctcaaatttgagtggaagcatcctcagataatgtagattcaagtttgttcaaataatgattcccgggggtaggatggggccacaattggtgGATTTAGTTttacagagaaaatctttaaaaatcttcttctcaaaaactatcaggccagaaaagctcaaattaaaatggaagcatcctcagataatatagattcaagtttgttcaatcaTGGTTaccgggggtagggcggggccacaattgggggatcaagtttaacataggaatatattgagaaaatctttaaaaatcttcttctcataaactattaggccaggaaagctcaaatttgagtggaagcatcctcaggtagtgtagattcaagtttgttcaaatcatggttaccgggggtagggcggggccacaattggggaatCAAGTTTAACCTAGGAAttatagagaacatttttaaaaaaattcttttaaaaactatttggccaagaaagctcaaattggtgtgtaaccatcctcagataatgtagattctagattgttcaaatcatggtccctgggggtagggcggtgCCCCAATGGGGGAtatatttttacttaggaatatatagagaaaatctttaaaaatcttcgttTAGAGActttttggccagaaaagcttaaacttgtgtaaaTGCATCATTAGGTAgtataaattcaagtttgcaaaatcacagtccctagtggtagggcaggaccgtgatggcggtttgaattattacataagaatatatagagaaaatctttaaaaaatattctgggaaagttttcggtccaaaactcggtacttagtgtgaaagcacaggttatgcagatttaagtttgatgaaaccatgattccctagagaaaagtggggccacgaaatagaagggggggggtatataggaatagagaaaaatcttcttacaggtacaacaacaaaaggggcttggtatttaccaaaaaataagaggtggattaaaattggcagattttcaattttttttagcaagatctactgtactcagttgtcaagatattttgatactgtaatgctaattggATCAGAATTAAAGCaaatgttgctcaggtgagcgatgtggcccctgggcttCTTGTTTCTTATAAAACATGTGAGTTAagtaataaaaaggaaaatgtgTCTGACATTAAGTGTCTCAAAAGTAGAACTCCCATCAATCTAACAAAATAGATATATTTTCTAAAACTGAGTTTTGTAAGTTGTACAATATTTCATAAGAGAGAATTGGTAtcagttttttagctcacctgagctgaaagatcaagtgagctattctgatcacattttgtccgttgTCCGCCtctccgtccgtccgtctgtctgtccgtctgtagactttttacattttgaactccTTCTCTGTAACCGCTTattcaatttcaaccaaatttgacacaaagcattcttatgggggccaaaaataaattgcagaaataaaagtccgatctgtattcaaatcggagaaaaccttgaaactgtagaaaaaaggggggtgcattttttaaaatcttctcaagaactactgaatCAAATTCAACgcagtttagcataaattatccttatgggaagaaaaatataaattgcaaaaattaagggctaattttgtttcaaatttcagTAATTTACTGAAATGATAATAAGACAGAGAGAATGagggtcaatcagtttaacttcgggttcggtattccacaTCTCAAAACCCTCTTTAAATCAAAGAAGCGGCCATTTTGAACGTATAAGAAATGGTcaatctgacaaagatgaatttggttgTTGTGGAACAGTTTGCGTGCgaaaagaatatttgaaacgtgcaagatacattaatgctgattttgtgaagtaaattgagattaaatattccaatgcgttgacattttcacctTTTACgatggttttagcttgttttgactTTTGTATCGTTTTCATGAATTACGGTTTGTAACTTAGGagaactatcgcctgtattttgtaatttttacgtacCAATCAAATATAGACATCGGAAAGTAAGACAGCTGACTGTtacttgcagaaaaaaaaaacaaattaacaggTACGGTACTTTAacaactaaaatacaaattctGATAGTAATACGGAATGGTTTTTGCGTAATAGTTGATTGCTACAATGTGTTTTTGGCTAGTTGTAAGTATTTTCTTGTAtattcagtctaaacggagattaatTTTGCTGATGGAAATACTAAGTGCGTGTACAtgtagcagagacataaataattgtttgcTCATCTGAGgtgaaatatacagagaaacatcttctcaaaaatcaatcggccaaaaaagctgtaacttgtgtggaagcatcctcaagtagtgtagattcaagcttgtccaaaccatgatccccgggggtacggtggggccctaatgggggatcaaattgttagatacaaatgtatagagacaaattattaaaatcttcttttcaaaaaccagtTAGCCAAAAAAGCTGGAACTGTGgaatcatcttcaggtagtgaagattcaattttttttttcaaatcacgaTCTCCGGGGGTTaagtggggtcacaatgggggtctaaatttttacataggaatacatagagaaaaatcttaacaaaaaccagtaggccagaaaagctgtaacttgtttggaagcatcctcaggtagtttagattccaCTTTGTTCAAACAATGATCCCAGGGGTAGGGTgcggccacaatgggtgggtcgaattttacataggaatacatatcgaaaaatctttaaagaaaatgttcttctcaaaaaccgattggccagaaaagctgtaacttgtgtggaggcatcctcaagtagtgttgATTCTTTCTAGTTTTTTCAAGCCATGATTTCAGGGGATAGGGTGAGGCCACCATGGGGTCAAATTATGGTGGTGAGAGTAATTTGGTATTATCTCTACGTTATAGTTGATTAATGCAATATGTTCTatctaaacggagattattctcgctgcttgaaatatataactaaagtatatatatgatgaaaaataaattgagttttctctttgttttagtgcagttttcttttgttttaattgatcaCAAATTCCTATAATTTTACCATCCTGAAAGTCAAGcttcgagttataagcaagatacagagctttgcgcacAATGCTACTATATGTTTGTACACCAAGCTGAGGTCATTCTTTagtttgttaatattttaaatgcagctatgctgaatagcaaataccaagtttaaaaattcttcagttgaatgtaataaactcatgtgaacaaaaacatgactcaaaccaagctatgTATCTGGCTTATGATTCAACGATTGACActgaaattttgtttgatcaatagaaatgtcttgctaaagGGCGATATGCTGTAATTACTTTCCGGTGCCCCTTCTtcaacgatgaattgcataaaatctacacaaatttgtgatagtttttcgaacacaagtaaatgaaaacaatgtcttttaaacagtttacataggcctgacacattattattatgaggaTAAAAACATTATCGGTG encodes:
- the LOC128172981 gene encoding uncharacterized protein LOC128172981; translated protein: MATRCLTLEEMQCVKEKVISMYRELENVLKSKEYSEDLRFELEHSNPNYLTVLEKRIKDMEKSDHGIVVAGETSAGKSTLINRILDMRIFKGRNLETTSTIVKLRNSNRVEITTESDTGAIKETDLTNECDLTSKDGVKVLRDYLKNMTDRTASQRSAQIRSVQIGLPIPLLKGNTILVDTPGIGGSGEVTQKLIDYLPNAVAFVFVINVGSAGGMQNDRLPEILKSIVLLQIDNEMPCFDPHEVIFITNKWDTIEQNAEGSDGNSSEDDDVTKTWEVLKENIKHNWPSVKEENIYKMNLKDVSPEKNNESSKQFNKFMKALESTAKKAEHIRILQHLRFLKDFLTNISKSLDARLEFGQISEKDQQEWVEAHEQKIKKLTDECAGFNQIFCGKTKTTIADTALACYEYMVTEVGKQRVLNPPGHKPISNVDWKPLIFTEKVQERVSMYLSEYLQSKGVLQKFRKIKDEIASFYQKVSSDLSGMEIVWTEHTCKTRLSLYNDDPEISKASVVGIVLATSPLWLPLLATGVGLTIAASPIIFPVVKRLGRDKRKEKLINEEYDRCLRTVKDFIRKELESNQGRVIYKLLDKVTEDLVNRRMQSLKVMINQLNKSCKQILSNMKGLDVLAERIKIIEGSATELLDSFNQEVKAVETGMF